The genomic interval GGTGGTGGGATCAAACCGTTCAATACCATCTGGATTTGATGCGGAAGACTGATAGCGGTTCTTTCATTCATCGAGGTAACCCCTATCTATATATGCAGATGTCAGGCAATGATATGCCAACATGCGCATCTCATATGGACCTTCAAGTTCTTAAAAAATAGTTAACGTTTGCATTTCAGTGTAGCTACACATATATGCCCCAAAAAAATATTATGGGTTGCGAGATAGGGAGGTAATTTCTGATAAGCCGCCGAGGAAGCTTTCCAGCCGATCTTTTCCTAGACCCTTCTCAATGTGCGTTTGGGCCACCTCCCATAACGGTATTGCAGCCATAAGAGTCTCTCGACCTTTTTCGGTAATGGTCACAAGGCGTTCCCTGCGGTCCCTTCCCGCTTCGATGCTTAGAAATCCCTTGCTCTCAAGAATGTTCAGGTTTCTCGTGAGTGTTGTCCGTTCTGTTACTGTCAAATCAGCCAGTTTCGTCAACGTGATGGGGCCTCTCAAATGAGCGGCCATAAGGGCAGTA from Deltaproteobacteria bacterium carries:
- a CDS encoding MarR family transcriptional regulator; protein product: MADKLKNVEIAKCKEIGRSCACYNLRRAARAITRLYERYLSPSGLKATQFTALMAAHLRGPITLTKLADLTVTERTTLTRNLNILESKGFLSIEAGRDRRERLVTITEKGRETLMAAIPLWEVAQTHIEKGLGKDRLESFLGGLSEITSLSRNP